A region from the Variovorax sp. RKNM96 genome encodes:
- a CDS encoding 8-oxoguanine deaminase, producing the protein MLILQHADILVTMDAARREIADGAVVTDGPAVAWTGPTAELPTAYLDALRNGQAEAIDMHGHVVMPGLVNTHHHMYQSLTRAVPEAQDAELFGWLTNLYLLWARITPEMIRVSTQTAMAELMRSGCTTTSDHLYLFPNGSKLDDSIEAADAMGMRFHAARGSMSVGRSAGGLPPDEVVETEEAILRDSERLIGRWHDASRHSMRRIVLAPCSPFSVSRDLMRLSAELARERGVSLHTHLAENDNDVAYSREKFGMTPAEYAEDLGWVGRDVWHAHCVKLDEAGIALFGRTGTGVAHCPCSNMRLASGIAPIGAMRRAGVPVGLGVDGSASNDGAHMLGEARQAMLLQRVGYGPAAMTAREALEIATLGGAQVLGRDDIGALAPGMSADIVAFDMRGVAHAGAWHDPVAALVFCTPGEVSLSVINGEVRIRDGRFTGLELTPLLAKHRELARTLYESARHPHVNAR; encoded by the coding sequence ATGCTGATCCTCCAACACGCCGACATCCTCGTCACCATGGACGCCGCCCGGCGCGAAATCGCCGACGGCGCCGTGGTGACCGACGGCCCCGCGGTGGCCTGGACCGGCCCCACCGCCGAGCTGCCCACCGCCTACCTCGATGCCCTGCGCAACGGCCAAGCCGAGGCCATCGACATGCACGGCCACGTGGTGATGCCCGGCCTGGTCAACACGCACCACCACATGTACCAGAGCCTCACGCGCGCCGTGCCCGAGGCGCAGGATGCGGAGCTCTTCGGCTGGCTCACGAATCTTTATCTGCTGTGGGCGCGCATCACGCCCGAGATGATCCGCGTCTCGACGCAGACCGCGATGGCCGAGTTGATGCGCTCGGGCTGCACCACCACCAGCGACCATCTCTACCTGTTCCCCAACGGCTCGAAGCTCGACGATTCGATCGAGGCGGCCGACGCGATGGGCATGCGCTTCCATGCCGCGCGCGGCAGCATGAGCGTGGGCCGCAGCGCCGGCGGCCTGCCGCCCGACGAGGTGGTGGAAACCGAAGAGGCCATCCTGCGCGACAGCGAGCGGCTCATCGGCCGCTGGCACGATGCCTCGCGCCATTCGATGCGCCGCATCGTGCTCGCGCCCTGCTCGCCGTTCTCGGTCTCGCGCGACCTGATGCGGCTGTCGGCCGAGCTTGCGCGCGAGCGCGGCGTGTCGCTGCACACGCACCTGGCCGAGAACGACAACGACGTCGCCTATTCGCGCGAGAAGTTCGGCATGACGCCGGCCGAGTACGCCGAAGACCTGGGCTGGGTCGGCCGCGACGTGTGGCACGCGCACTGCGTGAAGCTCGACGAAGCCGGCATCGCGCTCTTCGGACGCACCGGCACAGGTGTCGCGCACTGCCCCTGCTCGAACATGCGGCTGGCCTCGGGCATCGCGCCCATCGGGGCGATGCGGCGCGCGGGTGTGCCGGTGGGCCTGGGCGTGGATGGCAGCGCATCGAACGACGGCGCGCACATGCTCGGCGAAGCCCGGCAAGCCATGCTGCTGCAGCGCGTGGGTTACGGCCCCGCGGCAATGACGGCACGCGAGGCGCTGGAGATCGCGACGCTCGGCGGTGCCCAGGTGCTCGGGCGCGACGACATCGGCGCGCTGGCACCGGGCATGTCGGCGGACATCGTGGCCTTCGACATGCGCGGCGTGGCGCATGCAGGTGCTTGGCATGACCCGGTGGCGGCGCTGGTGTTCTGTACGCCGGGGGAAGTTTCGTTGAGCGTGATCAACGGTGAGGTTCGCATTCGCGACGGGCGCTTCACGGGGCTGGAATTGACGCCGTTGCTGGCGAAGCATCGCGAGTTGGCGCGAACGCTGTATGAAAGCGCCCGGCATCCGCATGTGAACGCGCGATAG
- a CDS encoding phospholipase C, phosphocholine-specific yields MNSRRKFLTGTATTGAAALALSAFPPSIRRALATPANNKTGTIKDVEHIVILMQENRSFDHYFGTLMGVRGFGDRFTIPLPKGRNVWQQTSDAADTEVLMPYHLDQTKGNAQRVNGTPHSWGDAQNAWDGGRMNQWPRYKNTESMGYYKEAEVQFQFALANAFTVCDAYHCGMHTGTNSNRLFHWTGTNGPSGETSTGPAGVASIDNTWENLRYPWDPVKNPNVDSTQYGCNWKTYPERLHEAGVTWIVYQNLPDNFTDNPLAGFQQYRAANKVSGKNDGRYDGDASPPDGVTVKAYDRANDAGNPLYKGVANTMPDGGMLGTFRQDIKDGNLAKVSWIVAPYDYCEHPSGSSPVQGGWYAQQILDALTDSPEVWSKTVFIINFDENDGYFDHVPSPSAPSLNPDKTPAGKTTLAESDVAFERHTYPLVGSSTPSTDARVYGPGPRVPMYIISPWSRGGWVNSQVFDHTSVLRFIEACFGVKEPNIAPYRRAVCGDLTSAFNFATPNTEILPTLAGHRTQTQANDLRDAQDKLDPVPLPTDPKPPQQDLGTRPSRALPYELHVSARNDAISGKVQLLFSNTGKAAAVFHVYDKHNLDRLPRRYMVEPGKTLDDTWNAMADNAGSYDLWVLGPNGFHRHFRGDLSSLRAGDAANPEVRVCYDIANGNVYLSMLNGGKSACKFTIRAKAYRNDGPWTATVAGGNAAEQHWDLAASGAWYDFDVTCDADTSFHRRFAGRVETGKHSVSDPAMGMPDL; encoded by the coding sequence ATGAATTCACGCCGCAAATTCCTCACCGGCACCGCCACCACCGGTGCCGCCGCACTCGCACTCTCGGCATTTCCGCCGAGCATCCGCCGCGCCCTGGCCACTCCGGCCAACAACAAGACCGGCACCATCAAGGATGTCGAGCACATCGTGATCCTGATGCAGGAAAACCGGTCGTTCGATCACTACTTCGGCACGCTGATGGGCGTGCGCGGCTTCGGTGACCGGTTCACGATTCCGCTGCCCAAGGGGCGCAACGTCTGGCAGCAGACCAGCGACGCCGCGGACACAGAGGTGCTGATGCCATACCACCTCGATCAGACCAAGGGCAATGCGCAACGCGTGAATGGCACGCCACACAGTTGGGGCGACGCCCAGAACGCATGGGACGGCGGGCGAATGAACCAATGGCCGCGCTACAAGAACACCGAATCGATGGGGTACTACAAGGAGGCCGAGGTGCAGTTCCAGTTCGCGCTGGCCAATGCCTTCACGGTGTGCGATGCCTACCACTGCGGCATGCACACCGGCACCAACTCGAATCGCCTGTTCCACTGGACCGGCACCAATGGCCCTTCGGGTGAGACCAGCACCGGCCCGGCGGGTGTCGCTTCGATCGACAACACCTGGGAGAACCTCCGGTATCCGTGGGATCCGGTGAAAAACCCCAACGTCGATTCGACCCAATACGGCTGCAACTGGAAGACCTATCCCGAACGCCTGCACGAGGCCGGCGTCACCTGGATCGTGTACCAGAACCTGCCCGACAACTTCACCGACAACCCGTTGGCGGGCTTTCAGCAATATCGCGCGGCCAACAAGGTGTCGGGCAAGAACGATGGCCGTTACGACGGCGATGCCAGTCCGCCCGACGGCGTGACGGTAAAGGCCTACGACCGCGCCAATGACGCGGGCAATCCCCTGTACAAGGGCGTCGCCAACACCATGCCCGACGGTGGCATGCTGGGAACGTTCCGCCAAGACATCAAGGACGGCAACCTCGCGAAGGTCTCCTGGATCGTTGCGCCCTACGACTACTGTGAACATCCCAGCGGCTCAAGCCCGGTGCAAGGCGGCTGGTATGCGCAGCAGATATTGGATGCACTCACGGACTCGCCCGAAGTCTGGAGCAAGACGGTCTTCATCATCAACTTCGACGAGAACGACGGCTACTTCGATCATGTGCCTTCGCCCTCTGCGCCTTCGCTCAACCCCGACAAGACGCCAGCGGGAAAAACAACGCTGGCCGAAAGCGATGTGGCCTTCGAGCGCCACACGTATCCGCTCGTTGGCAGCAGCACGCCATCGACGGATGCCCGTGTCTATGGCCCAGGTCCGCGCGTTCCGATGTACATCATCTCGCCGTGGAGCCGTGGCGGCTGGGTCAACTCGCAGGTGTTCGATCACACCTCGGTGCTGCGTTTCATTGAGGCGTGTTTCGGAGTCAAGGAGCCCAACATCGCGCCTTACCGTCGTGCCGTCTGCGGCGACCTCACGAGCGCCTTCAATTTCGCCACGCCCAACACCGAGATACTGCCCACGCTCGCGGGCCATCGCACTCAGACGCAGGCCAACGATCTGCGCGATGCCCAGGATAAGCTAGACCCGGTTCCACTGCCAACTGACCCCAAGCCGCCGCAGCAGGATCTGGGCACGCGCCCTTCGCGCGCACTGCCCTACGAGCTGCACGTGAGCGCGCGCAACGACGCCATCAGCGGCAAGGTGCAGTTGCTGTTCTCGAACACCGGCAAGGCCGCCGCCGTCTTCCACGTGTACGACAAGCACAACCTCGACCGCCTGCCGCGCCGCTACATGGTCGAGCCTGGCAAGACGCTCGACGACACCTGGAACGCCATGGCCGACAACGCCGGTTCCTACGACCTCTGGGTGCTCGGCCCCAACGGCTTTCACCGGCATTTCCGGGGCGACCTGAGCAGCCTGCGCGCGGGCGATGCGGCCAACCCCGAGGTGCGCGTGTGCTACGACATCGCCAACGGCAATGTCTACCTGAGCATGCTCAACGGCGGCAAGAGCGCCTGCAAGTTCACGATCCGCGCCAAGGCCTACCGCAACGACGGCCCGTGGACTGCGACCGTGGCTGGGGGCAATGCGGCCGAGCAGCACTGGGACCTTGCAGCAAGCGGCGCCTGGTATGACTTCGACGTGACCTGCGATGCGGACACCAGCTTTCACCGCCGCTTCGCCGGCCGCGTGGAAACGGGCAAGCACTCGGTGAGCGACCCCGCGATGGGCATGCCCGATCTCTGA
- a CDS encoding LamG-like jellyroll fold domain-containing protein — protein sequence MRPTHPLHASHFSRWLLPIVISVALAACGGGGGGGASFPLVDVPPAGGNPPAPGVNQGKSGPKALVVEIDGLTHAALRDAIAQKKVPALQSLQLAPAWTGGTDGALSDQPTTDGPGWATLLTGTWVPRHAVRGDTSDQRIDVKLAPSVFAFAKQKKDAGYLTASVTANAFYPNLLAAETGTVDTAVDCAGADACVTAKTSQLIDAGYDLLVAQYGAPAATAANGLRSDAYQRAISDTSAAVGQLLARIAQRTANDAKEDWLVILTTDHGLDAFGSVTSLKNIDSRTVFIASNKTLAALPGIGAAAPADNTLFKLAAATDIAPTVLRHLGALPPAEAYNLNGQALQAATAIHALAARTSADQSSIELSWTLSGDLGSPVKVLRDGKLVATLPAGATAFTDPVKAASDGLYSFQYTVVAGEASVSISAQIAYVKVGLLNLYPLDTLPPVDVNATSTLAPWAPDADGGSLIADDNFQPPYRAQALRVDSRVKNASGMAGYRLLQTRDVTADPKVSAFTIGFWLRTDATCSQGVSNGASVIANKNYDTGNNAGIAIGLFSKCEIRFNTGTGSGRGEISGRHFLSAGQWTYVAMVVDKAGRNMSGYVFDPVKGTQTGSVALSNALVAALGGLGKGISLNEDGTGLYYQRWSNDSPRGAMDFNDFAIWNRALTAEELTTIFTSGQPLSALTP from the coding sequence ATGCGCCCGACCCACCCCCTGCACGCCTCGCATTTTTCGCGCTGGCTTCTGCCCATTGTCATCTCCGTTGCACTTGCCGCTTGCGGCGGCGGTGGAGGTGGCGGCGCTTCCTTCCCGCTCGTCGACGTGCCGCCTGCCGGCGGCAATCCCCCGGCGCCCGGCGTCAATCAAGGCAAGAGCGGCCCCAAGGCGCTCGTCGTAGAAATCGACGGCCTCACGCATGCGGCGCTGCGCGATGCGATCGCGCAGAAGAAAGTACCCGCGCTCCAATCGCTGCAGCTCGCTCCCGCATGGACCGGCGGCACCGATGGCGCGCTCAGCGATCAGCCCACCACCGACGGCCCCGGCTGGGCCACGCTGCTGACCGGCACCTGGGTGCCACGTCACGCAGTGCGAGGAGACACGTCCGACCAGCGCATCGACGTCAAGCTGGCCCCCTCGGTCTTCGCATTCGCGAAGCAGAAGAAGGACGCGGGCTATCTGACGGCATCGGTCACCGCCAACGCGTTCTATCCGAATCTCCTGGCCGCGGAAACCGGCACCGTCGACACAGCGGTCGACTGCGCCGGTGCCGATGCCTGCGTGACGGCCAAGACCTCGCAGCTCATCGACGCGGGCTATGACCTGCTGGTGGCGCAATACGGCGCACCCGCCGCCACCGCGGCGAACGGCCTGCGCAGCGACGCCTACCAGCGCGCCATCTCCGACACCTCCGCGGCTGTCGGCCAGTTGCTCGCACGCATTGCGCAACGCACCGCCAACGATGCCAAGGAAGACTGGCTCGTGATCCTCACCACCGACCACGGCCTCGATGCCTTCGGCAGCGTGACCAGCCTGAAGAACATCGACAGCCGGACGGTTTTCATCGCAAGCAACAAGACACTGGCTGCGCTGCCGGGCATCGGTGCAGCGGCGCCGGCCGACAACACGCTGTTCAAGCTGGCTGCTGCAACCGACATCGCACCCACGGTGCTGCGGCATCTCGGCGCACTGCCTCCCGCAGAGGCATACAACCTCAATGGACAGGCACTGCAGGCCGCCACGGCAATACACGCCCTCGCGGCCCGCACCAGCGCCGACCAGAGCAGCATCGAGCTCTCCTGGACGTTGTCGGGCGACCTTGGTAGCCCGGTGAAGGTGCTGCGTGACGGCAAGCTGGTTGCCACGCTGCCGGCCGGCGCGACCGCTTTCACCGACCCCGTCAAGGCGGCAAGCGACGGCCTGTACTCTTTTCAATACACGGTGGTCGCTGGCGAAGCCAGCGTGTCGATCTCCGCGCAGATCGCCTACGTGAAGGTGGGTCTGCTCAACCTCTATCCGCTCGACACGCTGCCACCCGTCGATGTGAACGCAACATCGACGCTCGCGCCCTGGGCACCGGACGCCGACGGCGGTTCGCTCATAGCCGACGACAACTTCCAGCCGCCCTATCGAGCCCAGGCCCTTCGCGTGGACAGCCGGGTCAAGAACGCGAGCGGCATGGCTGGCTACCGGCTGCTGCAGACGCGCGACGTGACCGCCGATCCGAAGGTGAGTGCATTCACCATCGGCTTCTGGCTGCGCACCGATGCCACCTGCAGCCAGGGCGTGAGCAACGGTGCGTCGGTCATCGCCAACAAGAACTACGACACCGGCAACAACGCGGGCATCGCGATCGGCCTCTTCAGCAAGTGCGAGATCCGCTTCAACACCGGCACCGGCAGCGGGCGCGGCGAGATCAGTGGCCGGCATTTCCTGAGCGCTGGCCAGTGGACCTACGTTGCGATGGTCGTCGACAAGGCCGGCAGAAACATGAGCGGCTATGTGTTCGATCCCGTGAAGGGCACGCAAACCGGCAGCGTCGCGCTCTCGAACGCACTGGTCGCGGCGCTCGGCGGTCTCGGCAAGGGCATCTCTCTCAACGAGGACGGCACCGGCCTCTACTACCAGCGCTGGTCCAACGACTCGCCGCGCGGCGCCATGGACTTCAACGACTTCGCGATCTGGAACCGCGCGCTCACCGCCGAAGAGCTCACGACCATCTTCACTTCGGGCCAGCCGCTCTCGGCGCTCACCCCTTGA
- a CDS encoding 5'-nucleotidase, with protein MPVTLEDKLVVAISSRALFNLEEENKIFEAGDNEGYMKLQLDRLDVPAAPGIAYSLIRKLLRFNDDGVQRVEVVILSRNDPVSGMRIFKSSAAADIKLQRGVFTQGRPPFGYLRPLRAHLFLSVNAQDVREALVAGFPAARVLVESVKASDAWPNEVRIAFDGDAVLFSDEAERVFQAEGLDAFQAHELSKAELPLPGGPFKPLLAALHRLQMAGNAQMRIRTALVTARSAPAHERAIRTLMNWNIRVDEAMFLGGLPKGEFLREFEPDFFFDDQTGHVDAASRHVPAGHVSSGISNEP; from the coding sequence AACAAGATCTTCGAGGCCGGCGACAACGAGGGCTACATGAAGCTGCAGCTCGACCGGCTCGACGTGCCGGCCGCGCCCGGTATCGCGTACTCGCTGATCCGCAAGTTGCTGCGCTTCAACGACGACGGCGTGCAGCGCGTGGAGGTGGTGATCCTCTCGCGCAACGACCCGGTCTCGGGCATGCGCATCTTCAAGTCGAGCGCTGCGGCCGACATCAAGCTGCAGCGCGGCGTGTTCACGCAAGGACGTCCACCCTTCGGATACCTGCGGCCACTGCGCGCCCATCTGTTTCTCTCGGTCAATGCACAGGACGTGCGCGAGGCGCTGGTCGCGGGCTTTCCGGCCGCGCGCGTGCTGGTCGAATCGGTGAAGGCGAGCGATGCCTGGCCTAACGAAGTGCGCATCGCCTTCGACGGCGATGCGGTGCTGTTCTCCGACGAGGCCGAGCGCGTGTTCCAGGCCGAGGGACTCGACGCCTTCCAGGCCCACGAACTCAGCAAGGCCGAACTGCCGCTGCCCGGCGGGCCGTTCAAGCCGCTGTTGGCTGCGCTGCATCGCCTGCAGATGGCAGGCAACGCGCAGATGCGCATTCGCACTGCGCTCGTCACCGCGCGCAGCGCACCGGCGCACGAGCGCGCGATCCGCACGCTGATGAACTGGAACATCCGCGTCGATGAGGCGATGTTCCTCGGCGGCCTGCCCAAGGGCGAGTTCCTGCGCGAGTTCGAGCCCGATTTCTTCTTCGACGACCAGACAGGTCACGTCGATGCGGCCTCGCGGCATGTGCCCGCGGGGCATGTGTCCAGCGGCATCAGCAACGAGCCCTGA